TTCGGGTTGACCGCCTGTGATCAAAAATCGGAGAAAGCCGAAACCGGCAGCGCAAGGGAAGGGGAGCAGGCGCTCGTAAAGGTCGGTTCTATCTCGATTTTCGAGTCGGACCTTGCTCTGCACTTGAAGGAGAAAGGTATCCTTCGTGCCGATGAGGACATTCGGCTGGAGGCCCTTCGTCAGCTCACCTCGCGTGCACAGCTCGTCCAGGCAGCCTTGGATGCGAAGCTGGATCAAGACCCCGTGGTTCGTGCTGAGTTCGCTCGGATTCTTTCCACTCAATACAAAGAGCACGCGCTTTTCCCGCAACTCAAGAGCATCGCTCCGCCTCTGCCTGAGGCACGTTTACGCGAGTTATATCAGGCGAACGAATCCCGCTACAGATCCAATGAAAAACGGCAGGCCGCCGTGCTTTGGTTGAATGCTGGAAAAGACGTAAATCGTCAAAAGCAGTATGAAGAAAAACTTGCGGCAGCACGTGAGTGGTTCTTCAAAAATAGCGATCTCGAAAAACATCCTGAGCAGGGTTTTTCCATGCTCGGTATCGATTATTCAGAGCATCAATCCAGTCGTTACAAGGGCGGTATCGTTGGATGGATGGAGCGTGAGGGTGGCATGGATGGCTGGACGAAAGCCGTTGCAGAAATCGTCT
The DNA window shown above is from Prosthecobacter debontii and carries:
- a CDS encoding peptidylprolyl isomerase, whose amino-acid sequence is MLFRLPSTSRFRLQTCHWLILALMFGLTACDQKSEKAETGSAREGEQALVKVGSISIFESDLALHLKEKGILRADEDIRLEALRQLTSRAQLVQAALDAKLDQDPVVRAEFARILSTQYKEHALFPQLKSIAPPLPEARLRELYQANESRYRSNEKRQAAVLWLNAGKDVNRQKQYEEKLAAAREWFFKNSDLEKHPEQGFSMLGIDYSEHQSSRYKGGIVGWMEREGGMDGWTKAVAEIVFSLKNPGDVSGVIVRDEGVFLVRYLAMEPAVLRPFESVSDELEKAEIKRLRDEAEASFMKALADKYPSQKLSSATQESQ